The following are from one region of the uncultured Hyphomonas sp. genome:
- the katG gene encoding catalase/peroxidase HPI, producing the protein MDGNDMGGGKCPVMHGSLTTTETSVMAWWPQALNFDILHQHDSKVRPFSKDFSYRDEVKKLDFDQLQKDIHALITDSQDWWPADWGSYSGLFIRLAWHSAGSYRLADGRGGGGAGNIRFAPLNSWPDNANLDKARRLLWPIKKKYGNKISWADLILLAGNAAYEVAGLKTFGFGFGREDIWHPEKDTYWGSEKEWLTDDSDRYPDKEDRTSLENPLSAVVMGLIYVNPEGVNGKPDPARTAVDVRETFKRMAMDDEETAALTAGGHTIGKGHGNADASKLSPEPEGGAIEAMGLGWLNPKGKGVGRDTLTGGPEGAWTSDPTKWDGGYFEMLLDHEWETTKSPAGAWQWKPVDIKEEDMPADVEDASIRTMPMMTDADMAMKVDPIYRSYMEKFRNDHQYFSDTFARAWFKLIHRDMGPKARYIGPWVPEEDLVWQDPVPAGSTSYDVDAVKQKIADSGLSISEMVSTAWDSARTYRGSDMRGGANGARIRLAPQKDWAGNEPARLQKVLSVLEPIASESGASVADVIVLAGNVGIEHAAKAAGIDVSVPFAPGRGDATDEMTDADSFETMEPLVDGYRNWIKEAYAVKPEEIMLDHTQLLGLTAPEMTVLVGGMRVIGTNHGGSAHGVFTDKVGALTTDFFVNLTDMSNTWNPTSEDGIYEVRDRKSGKTKWTATRLDLVFGSSSILRAYAEVYAQDDNKEKFVKDFVAAWTKVMNADRFDI; encoded by the coding sequence ATGGATGGCAACGATATGGGCGGCGGTAAATGCCCGGTAATGCATGGAAGCCTGACCACGACTGAAACGTCGGTCATGGCGTGGTGGCCGCAGGCCCTCAATTTCGACATTCTGCATCAGCACGACTCGAAGGTTCGGCCTTTCAGTAAGGATTTCAGCTACCGGGACGAAGTGAAGAAGCTCGACTTCGACCAGCTGCAGAAAGACATTCATGCGCTCATCACGGACAGCCAGGATTGGTGGCCAGCCGACTGGGGCAGCTATTCTGGTCTTTTCATCCGTCTGGCCTGGCACTCGGCAGGCTCTTACCGCCTTGCAGATGGCCGCGGTGGCGGCGGCGCTGGTAATATCCGCTTCGCGCCCCTGAACTCCTGGCCTGACAATGCCAATCTGGACAAGGCCCGCCGTCTACTGTGGCCGATCAAGAAAAAATACGGAAACAAGATCAGCTGGGCTGACCTGATCCTACTGGCAGGGAACGCCGCATATGAAGTGGCGGGGCTTAAGACGTTTGGTTTCGGTTTTGGCCGCGAAGATATCTGGCACCCGGAAAAGGACACGTATTGGGGCTCGGAAAAAGAATGGCTGACGGATGATTCGGACCGCTATCCGGACAAGGAGGATCGCACCTCTCTTGAGAACCCACTGTCCGCCGTGGTCATGGGCCTCATCTATGTGAACCCGGAAGGTGTGAACGGAAAACCAGATCCTGCCCGGACCGCAGTCGATGTGCGCGAAACCTTCAAGCGCATGGCGATGGATGATGAAGAAACGGCGGCGCTCACCGCTGGCGGTCACACGATCGGCAAGGGGCACGGCAATGCCGATGCCTCGAAATTGTCGCCGGAGCCGGAAGGCGGGGCGATTGAAGCGATGGGGCTCGGTTGGCTCAACCCGAAAGGCAAGGGGGTCGGCCGCGATACACTGACCGGCGGACCGGAAGGCGCCTGGACAAGCGATCCGACGAAATGGGACGGCGGCTATTTTGAAATGCTGCTCGACCATGAATGGGAAACCACCAAGAGCCCGGCAGGTGCCTGGCAGTGGAAACCGGTCGACATCAAGGAAGAGGACATGCCGGCGGATGTCGAGGATGCCTCCATCCGGACCATGCCGATGATGACGGACGCTGACATGGCGATGAAGGTGGACCCGATCTACCGGAGCTACATGGAGAAGTTCCGGAATGACCATCAATACTTCTCCGATACATTCGCCCGCGCCTGGTTCAAGCTGATCCACCGCGACATGGGGCCGAAGGCGCGTTACATCGGTCCCTGGGTGCCGGAGGAAGACCTCGTCTGGCAGGATCCGGTTCCGGCTGGCTCAACCAGCTATGATGTCGATGCCGTGAAGCAGAAAATTGCCGACAGTGGGCTGAGCATCAGCGAGATGGTCTCGACCGCCTGGGACAGCGCCCGCACGTATCGCGGGTCTGACATGAGAGGTGGTGCAAACGGCGCGCGTATCCGCCTGGCCCCTCAGAAAGACTGGGCTGGCAATGAACCAGCGCGCCTGCAGAAAGTGCTCAGTGTTCTGGAGCCGATTGCAAGTGAAAGTGGTGCCAGCGTGGCTGATGTCATTGTTCTTGCTGGTAATGTCGGCATCGAGCATGCGGCGAAGGCTGCAGGCATTGACGTGTCCGTCCCGTTTGCACCCGGCCGCGGTGACGCGACCGATGAGATGACGGATGCGGACTCCTTCGAGACCATGGAGCCGCTCGTCGATGGCTACCGCAACTGGATCAAGGAAGCCTATGCGGTCAAACCGGAAGAGATTATGCTGGATCACACCCAGCTGCTCGGTCTCACGGCACCGGAGATGACCGTCCTGGTTGGTGGCATGCGTGTAATCGGTACGAACCATGGCGGCTCGGCGCATGGTGTGTTCACCGATAAAGTTGGTGCACTGACAACTGACTTCTTCGTGAACCTGACCGATATGTCGAACACATGGAACCCGACCAGTGAGGATGGGATCTATGAGGTTCGTGATCGCAAGAGCGGCAAGACCAAATGGACCGCAACGCGTCTCGATCTGGTCTTTGGCTCAAGCTCAATCCTGCGGGCCTATGCCGAAGTCTATGCTCAGGACGACAACAAGGAGAAGTTCGTGAAGGACTTCGTTGCGGCCTGGACCAAGGTGATGAACGCGGACCGCTTCGACATCTAG
- the pdxA gene encoding 4-hydroxythreonine-4-phosphate dehydrogenase PdxA, translating into MPLPPLVLSMGDPAGVGPAITAAAWEVLKDDSSLAFYVIGAPDLYNQHCPVREISSPEEAVAAFGSALPVIPLGGLPAIAPGKPDAAAAPAIISAIETGVAHVQAGKAAGLVTNPINKALLYGAGFRHPGHTEFIAELCRADGAAALRPVMMLTGGGLRVALATIHQSLASVPGSLTQDNLVELGTIVHAALKTDFGIPSPRIAFSGLNPHAGEGGAIGREEIEIINPAAETLRSRNIEMSDARPGDTVFAEALSGNYDAVIAMTHDQGLIPVKTLDFWGGVNMTLGLPIVRTSPDHGTGYDAAAAGNPRPDSLIAAIRSAAMVARNRQTQ; encoded by the coding sequence ATGCCCCTCCCCCCTCTGGTTCTGTCCATGGGCGATCCTGCCGGTGTCGGCCCCGCCATCACCGCGGCGGCATGGGAAGTCCTGAAGGACGACAGCTCTTTGGCGTTCTACGTCATCGGCGCGCCGGACCTGTACAACCAGCACTGCCCGGTACGAGAGATCTCATCACCCGAAGAAGCAGTGGCTGCGTTCGGATCGGCGCTTCCTGTTATTCCTCTCGGCGGTTTGCCCGCAATTGCCCCCGGCAAACCGGATGCGGCGGCAGCACCGGCCATCATCTCCGCGATCGAAACCGGGGTGGCACATGTGCAGGCGGGCAAGGCAGCAGGCCTCGTGACCAATCCAATCAACAAAGCCTTGCTTTACGGAGCGGGTTTCCGGCACCCGGGACACACTGAGTTCATTGCTGAACTCTGCCGCGCGGACGGCGCCGCTGCTCTACGGCCAGTCATGATGCTGACCGGCGGCGGCCTCCGGGTTGCTTTGGCCACAATTCATCAATCTCTCGCCAGCGTTCCGGGCAGCCTGACACAGGACAATCTGGTGGAGCTTGGCACCATTGTGCATGCCGCGCTGAAAACGGATTTCGGGATTCCCTCCCCCCGTATCGCATTTTCCGGCCTCAACCCACATGCAGGTGAAGGCGGCGCAATCGGACGCGAAGAAATTGAGATCATCAATCCGGCGGCAGAAACCCTCCGCTCCCGGAATATAGAAATGTCGGACGCAAGACCCGGTGACACGGTTTTCGCAGAAGCCTTGTCAGGCAACTACGACGCCGTGATCGCCATGACGCACGACCAGGGACTGATCCCCGTCAAGACGCTGGACTTCTGGGGTGGGGTGAACATGACGCTCGGCCTTCCGATCGTCCGCACCAGCCCGGACCATGGCACAGGCTATGACGCCGCGGCAGCCGGAAACCCCCGGCCCGACAGCCTCATCGCGGCAATCAGATCAGCGGCCATGGTCGCCAGGAACAGGCAAACTCAATGA
- a CDS encoding amidohydrolase family protein: MKRMMLAAVAMAAACAAPASPDPDAGEGVVIYPAEAVVTMAADGDVAEAIAVSGDRIIATGTLEDLKGAMPAASVDPEFRDAVIVPGLIDPHVHVVLGALQYNLPITPPWPMATPHGMKAGLPNREAFFTALSDIVAAADPDAPVVVYGYHNLVHGDLTRADLDAITSDQPLIVWHYSSHDFYLNSAAIEAAGFTPALAQTFHGVDLDENGELTGRIYEDAALLVIQAFAGVILAPDNVTAGFHGFSSMLRQAGVTTTAEMAYGLFGWDMEDANIRANWGSAQEAGYHLYLVPEYRALERTFGDGRVQAVLDMVSGARDTPAPVLPRVKFFTDGAFYSQTMRLSPPGYLTGQSKGTEGLWVAGPDGIVPAIAPYWAAGLGVNIHSNGDAAQGATLKALETLREGDGPENSFVIEHGGLFSPEQVEAAGRLNARLSAASHYVFYMANEYAGPLGDVRANWISPLGALTAAGVPVAVHSDAPLAPPYPLRAAGVHITRATREGSAYEADMALPPYEALEAITLDAARVLGLEAEIGSIEPGKRADFTILGANPLDTAGADWESIPVWGVMLDGVKHPLAEQGAE; the protein is encoded by the coding sequence ATGAAACGAATGATGCTTGCTGCTGTGGCAATGGCCGCTGCGTGTGCTGCGCCAGCATCGCCAGATCCGGATGCGGGTGAAGGTGTTGTGATCTATCCGGCAGAGGCAGTGGTCACCATGGCCGCTGATGGGGACGTGGCCGAAGCCATCGCTGTCTCAGGTGACCGGATCATTGCCACAGGAACCTTGGAGGACCTGAAAGGGGCGATGCCGGCCGCAAGTGTGGATCCGGAATTCCGGGATGCGGTGATCGTTCCGGGACTGATCGATCCGCATGTTCATGTCGTGCTGGGGGCCCTTCAGTATAATCTGCCGATTACGCCGCCATGGCCAATGGCGACGCCGCACGGAATGAAAGCCGGTTTACCGAACCGGGAGGCGTTTTTCACCGCGTTGTCGGACATCGTGGCGGCAGCTGACCCGGACGCGCCGGTCGTTGTGTACGGCTATCACAATCTGGTGCACGGAGACCTGACCCGGGCGGATCTCGACGCGATTACATCGGATCAGCCATTGATCGTATGGCACTATTCCTCGCACGACTTTTACCTGAACAGTGCCGCGATCGAGGCCGCTGGCTTTACGCCCGCACTGGCGCAGACATTCCATGGTGTTGACCTCGACGAAAACGGCGAGCTGACCGGCCGCATCTATGAGGATGCCGCGCTGCTGGTGATCCAGGCGTTTGCCGGGGTGATCCTGGCACCGGACAATGTGACGGCAGGCTTTCACGGGTTCTCATCCATGTTGCGACAGGCGGGCGTCACGACGACCGCAGAGATGGCTTACGGTCTGTTCGGCTGGGACATGGAAGATGCGAATATCCGCGCCAATTGGGGCAGCGCGCAGGAGGCAGGGTATCATCTCTACCTTGTGCCAGAATACCGGGCGTTAGAGCGAACCTTCGGGGATGGACGAGTCCAGGCCGTCCTCGACATGGTCAGCGGCGCCCGCGATACGCCTGCGCCCGTCCTGCCACGTGTGAAGTTCTTCACCGACGGCGCTTTTTACAGTCAGACCATGCGGCTTTCACCGCCGGGCTATCTGACTGGCCAGTCCAAGGGAACCGAAGGCCTGTGGGTTGCCGGGCCGGACGGGATTGTTCCGGCGATTGCGCCTTATTGGGCCGCTGGTCTTGGCGTGAATATCCATTCCAATGGCGATGCGGCTCAGGGTGCAACGCTGAAAGCGCTTGAGACTCTGCGGGAAGGTGACGGGCCGGAGAATAGTTTCGTCATCGAGCATGGCGGTCTGTTCTCGCCGGAACAGGTGGAAGCCGCCGGCCGGCTGAATGCCCGCCTTTCCGCTGCCAGCCACTATGTTTTCTATATGGCGAATGAATATGCCGGGCCGCTTGGCGATGTCAGGGCGAACTGGATTTCGCCATTGGGGGCCCTGACGGCGGCAGGTGTTCCCGTTGCGGTGCATAGTGATGCGCCGCTGGCGCCGCCATACCCTCTGCGCGCTGCAGGCGTACACATCACCCGTGCGACCCGGGAAGGCAGCGCGTATGAAGCGGACATGGCATTACCTCCCTATGAGGCGCTGGAAGCGATCACGCTGGATGCGGCCCGGGTGCTCGGCCTGGAGGCCGAAATCGGCTCCATCGAACCCGGCAAGCGCGCGGATTTCACGATCCTCGGCGCCAATCCGCTGGACACTGCGGGCGCCGATTGGGAGTCCATTCCCGTTTGGGGTGTAATGCTGGATGGTGTGAAACATCCATTGGCAGAACAGGGGGCCGAATAG
- the thiL gene encoding thiamine-phosphate kinase, with protein sequence MSERDWISGYFAPLATTPGADALRDDVAELSVGDGRIIATVDALVEGVHFFPDDPIESVARKLVRTNVSDVIAKGARPLEALLTLGWPAGRPEEELARFAGALGTELAGWGARLVGGDTTASPQGLFLSLTLTGQCGPDGPVRRSGAQAGDALWVTGEIGAACRGYRALREGRAGDPHIASYREPALAPLRITDMLQACATGSMDVSDGLLGDARMFAAASSLSVKVDLDAVPFAGGAPDIEERLALASWGDDYQVLFSAPESVSPRITADATDMGLLVTRIGTFASGAGLTALMDGTAVNLPETLGFEHG encoded by the coding sequence GTGAGCGAACGCGACTGGATCTCCGGGTACTTTGCCCCGCTGGCCACAACGCCGGGCGCGGATGCCTTGCGCGATGATGTGGCGGAGCTGTCAGTTGGAGACGGGCGCATCATTGCGACCGTCGATGCGCTGGTTGAGGGCGTGCACTTCTTCCCCGATGATCCGATTGAGAGTGTGGCCCGCAAACTCGTGCGGACAAATGTGTCAGATGTCATCGCCAAAGGGGCGCGGCCGCTTGAGGCTCTGCTGACTCTGGGATGGCCGGCCGGGCGGCCTGAAGAGGAACTCGCCCGGTTTGCCGGGGCGCTGGGCACCGAACTGGCGGGCTGGGGCGCACGGCTTGTGGGCGGGGACACGACAGCGAGCCCTCAGGGCCTGTTCCTGTCCCTTACGCTTACCGGCCAGTGCGGGCCGGACGGTCCCGTCAGGCGCAGCGGGGCGCAAGCCGGAGATGCCCTGTGGGTCACCGGAGAGATCGGTGCAGCGTGCCGGGGCTACCGGGCCCTCCGGGAAGGTCGGGCCGGCGACCCGCATATTGCGTCCTACAGGGAGCCTGCCCTGGCGCCTCTGCGGATTACCGACATGCTGCAGGCATGCGCCACCGGATCTATGGATGTCTCTGACGGACTATTGGGGGACGCCCGCATGTTTGCGGCGGCATCCAGCCTGTCCGTAAAGGTGGATCTGGATGCAGTGCCGTTTGCGGGGGGCGCGCCGGACATTGAGGAACGCCTGGCGCTTGCCTCATGGGGCGACGACTATCAGGTCCTTTTCTCAGCGCCTGAGTCGGTTTCTCCCCGGATTACGGCTGACGCGACGGATATGGGCCTCCTGGTAACGCGTATCGGAACTTTTGCGTCGGGTGCTGGCCTGACGGCATTGATGGACGGTACCGCCGTTAACTTACCGGAAACACTCGGCTTCGAGCATGGCTGA
- a CDS encoding SurA N-terminal domain-containing protein translates to MVRKLVAAAVFLALPFAGIASAQDAAPDDGSLTLEGVAAVVNDQPISFTDVRDRARMLLLSLGGQQPSQEQVQQITGQALEQLIDEHLQLDKAAEFDLEISKEEIDGAVDGMAAQSGITGADLRSQLLAAGIDPSSLEEQMRAEIAWNRVMSGLYGSRIRISDNQVDDEIEQIRTATKKTQYRLSEIFLFAPDPETRVQAEEAAQSILEQLKAGADFRVAAQRLSSAPTAATGGDMGWVSLSDLSPDLAPAIEAASGPGMLDPIVVDNGVYILYIQNKREPAEATTKVDLIRLITRDTTDENLRAAMDRITSCEDVQTVANTTQGLRAQPLDDINVEELGPEGKSLVENAEIGKPTDIFAVSGGLGTMYVCRREEGAEAIPSRDDLKNSLKGRELSMISERELRNLRRDATIIYR, encoded by the coding sequence ATGGTTCGCAAACTCGTCGCCGCCGCTGTATTTCTGGCCCTTCCCTTCGCCGGAATCGCGAGTGCGCAGGACGCCGCCCCGGACGATGGCAGCCTGACGCTGGAAGGCGTTGCTGCTGTCGTAAACGATCAACCGATCTCGTTTACCGACGTCCGCGACCGGGCCCGCATGCTGCTGCTAAGCCTTGGCGGCCAGCAGCCGTCCCAGGAGCAGGTTCAGCAAATTACCGGACAAGCCCTTGAACAGCTGATTGACGAGCATCTGCAGCTGGATAAGGCCGCTGAATTCGATCTGGAGATCAGCAAGGAAGAAATCGATGGGGCCGTTGATGGTATGGCGGCCCAGTCCGGTATCACAGGCGCAGACCTGAGATCACAATTGCTCGCGGCCGGGATCGATCCGTCCAGTCTTGAAGAGCAGATGCGCGCCGAAATCGCCTGGAACCGGGTGATGAGCGGCCTGTACGGCTCTCGTATCCGGATTTCTGACAATCAGGTCGACGATGAGATCGAGCAGATTCGGACAGCAACGAAAAAAACCCAGTACAGGCTCTCCGAGATCTTCCTGTTCGCACCGGATCCCGAGACGCGCGTGCAGGCGGAAGAAGCCGCGCAGTCGATCCTTGAACAGTTGAAAGCCGGCGCTGATTTCCGCGTCGCCGCTCAACGCCTCTCTTCTGCACCGACAGCCGCCACCGGAGGCGATATGGGATGGGTGTCCCTGTCAGACCTCTCTCCGGACCTCGCACCTGCAATCGAAGCGGCGAGTGGCCCAGGCATGCTGGATCCGATCGTTGTCGATAATGGTGTTTACATCCTGTACATCCAGAACAAGCGGGAACCAGCGGAAGCGACGACCAAGGTGGATCTTATTCGCCTGATTACCCGGGATACGACAGACGAAAACCTGAGAGCCGCCATGGACCGCATCACATCCTGCGAAGACGTTCAGACCGTCGCCAACACCACGCAAGGACTGCGTGCCCAGCCACTGGATGACATCAACGTTGAAGAACTGGGCCCGGAAGGCAAATCTTTGGTCGAGAACGCAGAGATCGGCAAGCCGACTGATATCTTCGCGGTGAGCGGTGGGCTCGGCACCATGTATGTTTGCCGACGCGAAGAAGGCGCCGAAGCGATCCCGTCGCGCGACGATCTGAAAAACAGCCTCAAAGGCCGCGAACTGAGCATGATTTCCGAACGTGAGCTGCGCAACCTGCGCCGCGACGCAACGATTATCTACCGCTAA
- a CDS encoding sodium-translocating pyrophosphatase, translated as MWYYLALAAGVISVLYGFIQARSIQSAPAGDARMREIAAAIQEGANAYLGRQYRTIAIVGVVVVVLLGVAFQSWQQPLGFVIGAVLSGAAGFIGMKVSVQANVRTTEAAKSGLNAGLKLAFKSGAVTGMLVVGLALLGIVLYYGFLTMVMGLSLTDELEKREVIDSLVALGFGASLISIFARLGGGIFTKGADVGGDMVGKVEAGIPEDDPRNAATIADNVGDNVGDCAGMAADLFETYAVTLVATMVLGAIFFADSSYIGDIMLLPLAIGGVCIVTSIIGTYFVNLGPGKTDVMGALYKGLIVTGVLSVAALALVISQVLPAGFGVLDGASAAMGLSGEITGLDLFLCGLLGLIVTGLIVVITAYYTETKYRPVRSIAKASESGHGTNVIQGLAVSLESTALPALTIIAGIIATYNLAGLYGIAIATTTMLALAGMIVALDAFGPVTDNAGGIAEMAELPSEVRNTTDALDAVGNTTKAVTKGYAIGSAGLGALVLFAAYSEDLKYFSARAAEGSFFSGVTVDFSIANPYVVVGLLFGGLLPFLFGGMSMMAVGRAAQSVVEEVRRQFREMPGIMKGEVKPDYGRAVDLLTQAAIKEMIVPSLLPVLSPIVLFGVILAIAGKGAAFAALGAMLLGVIVTGLFVAISMTSGGGAWDNAKKYIEDGNHGGKGSEAHKAAVTGDTVGDPYKDTAGPAVNPMIKITNIVALLLLAVLAGV; from the coding sequence ATGTGGTATTATCTCGCTCTCGCAGCGGGCGTTATCTCGGTTTTGTACGGGTTCATTCAGGCCCGCTCGATCCAGTCCGCCCCCGCGGGTGATGCGCGAATGCGCGAAATCGCTGCGGCCATTCAGGAAGGCGCAAACGCCTATCTTGGCCGCCAGTATCGTACCATCGCAATTGTCGGTGTCGTCGTGGTTGTCCTGCTGGGAGTGGCATTCCAGAGCTGGCAGCAGCCGCTTGGCTTCGTCATCGGTGCCGTTTTGTCGGGGGCTGCTGGCTTCATCGGCATGAAGGTGTCGGTGCAGGCCAATGTCCGCACAACGGAAGCGGCGAAGTCCGGTCTCAATGCAGGTCTCAAACTGGCGTTCAAGTCGGGCGCGGTGACGGGCATGCTCGTTGTCGGCCTCGCGCTGCTTGGCATCGTTCTCTATTACGGGTTCCTGACCATGGTCATGGGACTCAGCCTGACCGATGAACTCGAGAAGCGGGAAGTCATCGATTCGCTCGTTGCGCTCGGTTTCGGTGCCTCGCTCATCTCGATTTTTGCGCGTCTTGGCGGCGGTATCTTCACCAAGGGTGCAGATGTCGGCGGTGACATGGTCGGCAAGGTCGAAGCCGGTATCCCGGAAGACGATCCTCGGAATGCCGCCACGATCGCGGACAATGTGGGCGACAATGTCGGCGACTGTGCTGGTATGGCGGCTGACCTGTTCGAAACCTATGCGGTGACGCTGGTGGCGACCATGGTGCTCGGAGCGATCTTCTTCGCTGACAGTAGCTATATCGGCGACATCATGCTGCTGCCGCTCGCGATTGGCGGCGTCTGCATCGTCACGTCGATCATCGGCACATATTTCGTCAATCTCGGACCCGGCAAGACTGATGTCATGGGGGCGCTCTACAAGGGCCTCATCGTGACGGGAGTTCTGTCAGTTGCTGCGTTGGCGCTTGTGATCAGCCAGGTGCTTCCGGCGGGCTTCGGCGTGCTGGACGGTGCCTCTGCAGCCATGGGCCTTTCGGGTGAAATTACCGGCCTGGACCTGTTCCTGTGTGGGCTTCTGGGCCTGATCGTGACGGGTCTGATCGTTGTGATCACCGCCTATTACACCGAAACCAAGTACCGGCCTGTCCGCTCCATTGCGAAGGCATCGGAGTCCGGGCACGGCACGAACGTGATCCAGGGGCTTGCTGTGTCGCTCGAGTCGACGGCTCTGCCGGCACTGACGATCATTGCGGGCATCATTGCCACCTATAATCTTGCTGGCCTGTATGGCATTGCCATCGCAACAACGACCATGCTTGCGCTGGCAGGTATGATCGTGGCGCTCGACGCATTTGGTCCCGTGACGGACAATGCTGGCGGCATCGCTGAAATGGCGGAACTGCCTTCGGAAGTCCGGAATACGACGGACGCGCTGGACGCTGTTGGCAACACGACGAAAGCCGTGACCAAGGGCTATGCCATCGGGTCTGCCGGGCTTGGCGCGCTCGTTCTGTTTGCGGCTTACTCGGAGGACCTCAAATACTTCTCGGCGCGCGCCGCGGAAGGGTCGTTCTTCTCCGGCGTGACGGTCGATTTCTCGATCGCCAATCCGTATGTCGTGGTCGGCCTTTTGTTTGGTGGTCTTCTGCCATTCCTCTTCGGCGGTATGTCGATGATGGCCGTCGGGCGTGCGGCACAGTCGGTGGTCGAGGAAGTCCGCCGCCAGTTCCGCGAAATGCCGGGCATCATGAAAGGCGAAGTGAAGCCGGACTATGGCCGCGCGGTTGACCTGCTGACCCAGGCCGCGATCAAGGAAATGATCGTTCCGTCGCTGCTGCCGGTCCTGTCGCCGATCGTCCTGTTCGGTGTCATCCTGGCCATTGCAGGCAAAGGCGCGGCCTTTGCGGCGCTTGGAGCCATGCTGCTGGGCGTGATCGTCACCGGCCTGTTCGTTGCCATCTCGATGACGTCGGGTGGCGGGGCATGGGACAATGCCAAGAAGTATATCGAAGACGGCAATCATGGCGGCAAGGGGTCTGAAGCCCACAAGGCTGCCGTGACGGGCGATACAGTCGGCGATCCTTACAAGGATACCGCTGGTCCGGCCGTGAACCCGATGATCAAGATCACGAATATCGTGGCCCTGTTGCTGCTGGCGGTGCTCGCCGGCGTCTAG
- the rsmA gene encoding 16S rRNA (adenine(1518)-N(6)/adenine(1519)-N(6))-dimethyltransferase RsmA, with protein MSDQNDPQLTQAPARKALGQHFLFDPSILHRAATAAGPLEGRTVIEVGPGPGGLTRAILKEGAAKLIAVETDPRFASALQEWPEARDGQLTVIEKDARKVRWEAVLAEAGAETPAMIIANLPYNVGTILLIDWLKSGAWRGEMALMFQKEVAQRICAAPGTEHYGRLAVLAHAVTRPHIAFTLPPGAFKPPPKVDSAVAVLDPLPESEQFPHLDKLEQVAGAAFGQRRKMLRAGLKPFAKKHGLKAEAWLKELGIDPTARAETLTQEEFRRMATSLVK; from the coding sequence ATGAGCGATCAGAACGATCCCCAGCTGACACAGGCACCGGCCCGCAAGGCGCTTGGCCAACACTTCCTGTTCGATCCCAGCATCCTGCACAGGGCCGCCACGGCCGCCGGCCCGCTTGAGGGACGCACCGTTATCGAAGTTGGCCCCGGTCCCGGCGGGCTGACGCGCGCCATTCTGAAGGAAGGCGCTGCAAAACTGATCGCCGTCGAGACAGATCCGCGGTTTGCGTCTGCCCTGCAGGAGTGGCCGGAAGCGCGGGATGGCCAGCTGACTGTCATCGAAAAAGACGCCCGGAAGGTGAGATGGGAGGCCGTTCTGGCCGAGGCCGGTGCAGAGACACCGGCCATGATCATTGCGAACCTGCCTTACAATGTCGGAACCATCCTGCTGATTGACTGGCTGAAATCCGGCGCATGGCGGGGGGAAATGGCCCTGATGTTCCAGAAGGAGGTCGCGCAACGCATCTGCGCCGCGCCGGGGACGGAGCATTATGGCCGTCTCGCCGTCCTCGCCCATGCGGTGACACGGCCGCATATCGCCTTCACCTTGCCGCCCGGTGCTTTCAAGCCGCCGCCGAAAGTGGACAGCGCGGTCGCCGTTCTGGACCCTCTCCCGGAAAGTGAGCAATTCCCACATCTCGACAAGCTGGAACAAGTAGCGGGCGCGGCATTCGGCCAGCGCAGGAAGATGCTTCGCGCCGGGCTGAAGCCGTTCGCCAAGAAACACGGCCTGAAAGCCGAGGCATGGCTGAAAGAACTCGGTATTGACCCGACCGCACGGGCTGAAACCCTGACGCAGGAAGAGTTCCGGCGCATGGCAACGTCCCTCGTCAAATAG